CTCACATTTTTGGGAGGACTGTGTGAAATACAACTGCACGGTGAGGCCGTGAGGCAAGGGGCCAGCGGGGAGTGGGCAGTGAAGCCTGGgggtctgtgccctgctggggagtgcccagctgctggaggtgggggACACCTGGACCGGTTCTGTCTGTCCAAACCGCCTTTCAGGGTGGTGGAGCTGTGTCATTCCCACCTGGGCTGGTAGCTTCACATGTCCTCCTCACATTCCAGCATTAGCTGGGAGATAGTGGATGGGTTTCACAGCCTGGAGAGGTGGGTGAACCAGGGAAGGACAGGCTGGATGAGTTAGCAGaacttctcttttttactgcgGCCTTTTTAGCAAACTTTGGGTGTGATGTGccatcccttcctgccctgaAGCAGCCTCAGAGAACCCAGGGCCTGGCAGAGAGGTCCTAGTGAGTCTTTCCTCTCTGTTGCTCCCAGATCGTGCAGTACATCGGGGAGATCTGCCGCTACCTGCTGAACCAGCCATACCAGGACACGGAGCGGCAGCACCGGGTGCGCATGGCCGTGGGCAACGGGCTGCGGGCCTCCATCTGGAGGGAGTTCATGGCTCGCTTTGGCATCGCCCAGGTGGCCGAGTTCTACGGGGCCACCGAGTGCAACTGCAGCCTGGGAAACTTTGATGGCAACGTAAGGCCCCACAATCCTCCCTCGTGTCCCAAAGGGTGACAGCTGGCCTGGGCAGGGTTGGAAACCCAAATGGGCTGTCTGCTCCTTGGCATGGGTTGCCATCCACCCAGAGGGGTTTTGGCTGTTGTGTGGTGCCACCTCTATGGTATCCTGGGAGTGTGTGGGCGGTGGGTTCAGGTGGGACAAATGTCCTTGCTAcccacagctctgagctcttTCTGTTCTAGGTTGGGTCATGTGGCTTCAACAGCAGGATCCTACCAGGTGTGCACCCCATTGGTTTGGTGAAGGTGGATGAAGACACTATGGAGCTGATCCGGGGACCGGATGGTGTCTGTATCAGCTGCAAACCAGGTGAGAACGACTGCAGGGATAAAATCTCCTCAGCccagtgtgagtgtgagtgttTCACGATACCTCAGGATAATTTCCCTGGATTTGTCTCTGCTCAGTTAAACCACACCAACCCCATTAGACACCCTTTTTGCTTGGGTGACTGGGGGTGGTGGTGTTTCCCCCCTTCATCCCCTCTTCTCACTTCAggggagccagggcagctggtGGGTCGCATTGTCAGGAGCAATCCCCTGCAGCACTTCGATGGGTACCTGAATCAGTCGGCCACCAACAAGAAAATTGCCAGGGACGTGTTTACAAAAGGGGATGTTGCCTATCTCACAGGTGAGGCCAGCAGGACCCCTCTGTCTGCTGGGAGTGAAGGAGAAAGGCACCTGTGTGGGAGtggggacacttccagggcagcagcactgccctgagaTGCTCCAGGGTTGCTCCTAGCCAACACCTCATGTTTTTGCCTATTCATTGCTTTCCAATAGGGGATGTCCTGGTGATGGACAAGTATGGCTACATGTACTTCCGAGACCGCACCGGGGACACCTTCCGATGGAAAGGGGAGAACGTCTCCACCACGGAGGTGGAGGGAACACTGAGCCGCATCCTCAGCCTGACAGACGTGGTGGTTTATGGTGTGGAGGTCCCAGGTAGCTGAGAGGGAAGTGGGCAATCAGGAGAGGCAAGCAGGCCTCCTACACTTGAGTGTGAACATGTCCTGCATGTTCAGATTGATGTGTCCTGACAAGAGGGTAGCCTGAGGTTCCCTGTGGGTGAGCTGGGAAGAGGCCACAAGAGGTGTGGCTAGCAGGAACCAAAGTGTTTCCTCACTCTCTCAAGCTTTGGTCTGATTCTGGCTGGTTTGTAAGGACCCTGAGTCCTCTCTGGCCATGACTGTGACTGCAGGATGTCACTGGTAGCCCTGGCCACAGGGTGATGACACAGAAGTGACACAGCTGGACGTGCCAGGGCTTCAGTACAAAGCAGGGTCTTGCTggtgcagggcagaggggagatGATGCTACAGGGACAGTGTGTCTGAGTGTCCTTCATTCTCTGCCTCCTAGGGGTTGAAGGGAGGGCAGGAATGGCAGCCATCGCCGACCCAGAGAACTCCTGTGACCTAGAAGACTTTTCCAGCAAGCTGAAAAAGGCCCTGCCACTGTATGCACGTCCCGTCTTCCTGCGGTTCCTGCACGAAGTCTCCAAGACAAGTGAGCCATGGCATGCATGCTCACACTGGACATGGAGCTGGGGGAGCCTGGGAGGGGAAAACCTGGTTACAGAGATCATTCTGTAGAGGAGGGATGAAGCCTCTCTGCCCCACAGAGCCCGTGGCCAGTTCCTCAGGTGGTTTTGAGGCATGGGGACGCAAGGCTGGGTCTGGAGTAACACAGGTGTGGTGGGGATGGAAGTGTGCGTAACTAGTGAGCCTTTACTCCTTCTTCTCTCCCCATTTCAGGCACTTACAAGTTTCAGAAGATGGAGCTGCGGAAGCAGGGCTTTGACCCCGCGCTGGTGAAGGACAGGTTGTATTTTCTGGACTCCAGGCAAGGCTGTTACCTGCCACTGGACCAGGCAGCGTTCAGCAGAATCCAGTCAGGAGACCAGAAGCTGTAACTGGTGGGGCTCAAACCAGGCAcctcccaaatcctgctggggAGAGGGGGCAAGGCAGGCACTGGGGAAGGAAAGGTTCACAGAGTGATATAAAAGGCACACTAGAGATTTTATTTGACAAGTTTTACAGATTTGGGTTTGGGAGGAACACAGAGGGGATTGAGGGGAGGGGGATGGTCACATACCAAAGCATTGACTCATTAtggctttattttctgcttgatACAGTGGTCATGGTCCCATGCCATGAGAGGGGCGGGGCCCTGGCCAGTTGAGGAGGGGTGGGGTGCCCCTGCCTTTCCACTTTGCTTTCCCTGTCTTTCCCTAccttttcctgcctgcagcaacCCTTCCTTGTGAAGGCCATGAAGGGGCCAGTGCTGGGCTCTTCCCCACTTCTCTATCAAGCAGCCAGCTTCTCCTTGGCACAGGGACCCACTTGGCAGAGGGAAGGTGGGTGCCAGTCGCAGCCCCTTCCCTCTGCTTGGCCCTGCTGGTGTTGTGTGTCTGCTGTGAATCAGGGGAACAGGGTAGTGTTGGGCTCAGGAGGGGGACAGATGTGTGTTTCTGCCATGCCATCTCTCTCCTGGGGATgacatttctatttttcacagttACACGCAcattatatctatatatatatatatgtgtgtgtgtgtgtatacatatatatataatacacgctgaggggttttttttttttcaatcttaaTTTATTGTCCGTACTTTTGAATGTGTCTCGGGTTTGTGCAGTAGGTGGAGGGATAGCCCAGACCTGTCCTCTCTTGGAGAATCCTTTTCTCTCGCAGGGAGGTGGGATGCTCATCTGGGACTGATTCTCCTCTTCCAGCGTGGGTGAAACTGTAAATGTCCTTGTGGCCTTTCTCCATGGTGGAGGACATGAAAAATCCCACTATCTTGTGGACACTTCTCTGGGTCTTTTACTTCCATCTTTTGTGGATGCAGCATTGTTTTGTGAACCTTCTTCCTTGCCAAAAGCAAGTGGGAGAATAGGAAGAAGGGCTGGGTTTGCCTTTGCTTAGATGTACTCAGGAGGTAACTTGCCAGGGGAGAGAACATCCTCTGGAGGGTGGCCTCGGTGAGAGCCTGACTTCATGTGCTCTGCATCCCTTCCCAAAAGAGCCCTCCCTGTCTCCAGCACCAGAGCAGGGCCCTGAACTGAACTGTCTGTGTGAAATACCTGACTTGTGCTATGTGAATTCCCTGTGTTGTGTCTGATACGAAACAGCCTCAGCTGCAATGTTCGATTCCAGTCCTCAGAAAACAAGCAGAACTCtgggttgggttgttttttggttttgttttggttttgtttttgttttttttttttttttaataatttggttttatgCTTTTAGCAGGGTTACTTCTTAAAACGACATCTGTCTTTTGTGAGGGCAGGGTGTGTCTGCTCTTCTAGCTGTGCTTCCACACCAACGTATCTGCCTGCCTCAGTCCGTCCTGGTCTCACAATTAAACACAAATATGGGTCTATGCTGGTGTTTCCTACCTCTTCCTTGTACAGTCCTGCTTTGTGAGGGAAGGTGGGGGACTTTGCTGGTTTGGGAACTGCCACTCCAGAGCATCATCTCCCTGTGTGCATTTTGGCTCATCTTAGAGCagggggaacaagccccttgcTGCTGGGTTTAATGACTGTGTGAACACAACATGTTGATCAGACCCTCCCCAGTTTCCTCCACTAACTTTCCACACCCTGTTTTTCCTTGTTCTGTCTTCAGCATTGCCATCCCAATTTGTTCTGGCCCAGTTCTCCCTGCTTACCCTTGGACATGTGGCTCTTCCACCCCTGTCCTGTTCTCtatttcctcttcctgctgcttctctctgtgtttgTCCATGCTGAACTTCCCAGCTCATTTCTGCCCTTGCAGACAAGTTTTTTGGTAGCCATTCCACTTCCCTTGCTGCCAGAACCATCTTTTACACCTTCTGCATCCAACCCTGGCGATAGGAGACCCTGGCTCCTTCTTGGTATGTGGCTGCCAGGGACAAATGTCTTCCATGAGCCTGAGTGAAATGTGTTGCCTGATGAAGCACACTGTAAGAAAAGTGTTGGAAATTTTACATCCTTTACATATCAACTTCACCTTTGGACATGTTCAAATTGTGTCTTCTCCAGCATCTCTAAGCTGaaagctttaattttaatttttcgGTCCCCTGGACACTCAAAGCCCTGCAGCATccggggggctcagccctcaaACAGCGTGGCTTTGCCCGAGGCGGGTCACATTTAGGggccggggaggtggtgcagggAGTGCAGCAGTGGAGCCTCTGCAggtgctctgctcccacctgTGCGCCCTGTTCCGCTCGCAGCCACCAGAGGAGGGCAGGCTGGGCTCGGCAAACGCCTCCCCTCGGGGGGACACGCTCCCGGGGCTTTCACAGCCCTCGtgtgctgctcagagccctggaaGTGCGGGATGTTGGAGCAGGGGGGTGCCCACGCAGGGTGGAGAGGAAGTTTCAGATACAGATAATGGTGCTGGGTGTGAGGCCAGTGGCAGTCCCAGGCACTGGTGTCCACTGTGCTCAGGCTCCTGGCTGGAGACTGTGCCTGACGGAGACTTGGGCAGCAGCGAGGTCACCCAGGTGGGTGGTGGGCAGACATCTGAACCACCGGGCCTCATCCAGCCTTCTGCTAAAGGCAATGAGGAAAAGCTTGGCCGCCCTGAAGTCAGACCTGGGGGTGGTCATCTGGAGATGGGTGGTTTGGAGTAGTAGAGGAGGATACAGGGGGACTTTACTCCCTCTCTGCAGGAGATGGCTGTGCTGAAGAAAGAGGTGTTGCAGGGCAAAACTCAGCACTGTGTATCTGTCTGTCTGAAAGTAGGGTAGGTTAAAAAAGCCCACCAAGGAAATTACGCATTCAGGGTACTGCCTGTTAAATGCAGATATGAATAGCTTTGGAAGCTTATGGAAATATGGCTGTTACTTGATTGCTAGTGAACCCATACAAATGGAGACTGGCTTGAGTTGTTGGGTTTTGGAGATGGATGGGAATGATAGGCCTGTGAGAGGAGCAGGATGTAGCCCTTGCTGGTGCCAACACAAGTCAGGAGCTGGGCCCTGGCTGGAGCATAGCCGGGAGCTCACCCCAAGCCCTGTATCTTGGGCTGGCTGTGAGGAGGGGGAGGTGCAAAATTCAGGCAAGAGGAGCAGGATGAGCCCCTCCCCGAGGTGAGAGCTTCTTCTCTGGTGAGATGGAAGGTGCTAAGTCACTGGGAAAGAGCTCAGCAGACATCGCAGAGGGCTCTGGTGCACAGCCCATTGATAGCAGAgacctgcagggctgtgccggAGGGCTGGGGCGTGCACGTGCCACACACACCTCTGTGCCAGAGGATTTCCCAGGGAGAGGGGAGCCCCAGGGAGGTGTGTTCATAGCTCTGAGTTATGCTCAAAGGAGCCCCCCTGTGCAGCAAGGCTGGTGTGGGGGGGTTGGTCCCCTCTGGAGATCTGGTGCCTGGGGACCATTCACCATTGGCGCTGTGTTTGTCCTGACTGAGGAGGGTTGTGTTGAACTTGGCAGTGCTTCAAGATTCCCTGAAACACCCAGCTACACCAATTAGAGGTCTTCTGCTGGCTGTCAGCTTTGAGTTGAAATCCTGGTGCCTTTCTAAAGtcacagctcctctggaaaAATGAAGTTTATGTGCAagtgtccctgcagctcttgGCCCAGAAATGCAAGTGCAGGTGTGGTGCTGAGCCTGGGATCAATGCTGAGACACAACACTTCCAGCAGAGAGGTATTTGGAATGAAGTAGCCAGTGTTTAATCATagtctgattttttaaaatatctttttgttTGTACAGTTTTAAGGAAGAGGCTATTTGAATACTCTATGATTAGAGACACCTTGTGAGACATCCCTCCCCTTTGATCAATGCACTAGTCTGGCTCAACAGCTGCATGTAGATAAAAGTCCTATACATAAAGTACAAGGTATTGtcctgttttaattaaaacacttaaaattcTGTTTGCATGAGgttaagaaaacattaaaatccTTTCCAGGGTTATTATCAAACTGCTAATTTAAGCAAATCCAAAGAGCTTTACAAACCAAATGTACTCTTCCCCATGGAGATGACCGCTTCTTCCAGACCCTGTGTCCTGGACAGTGACAatatatcaagaaaaaaatgtggcacctttttttctttttttctggtttgctctaggtccagcccagccaggccatGCTTAGTGTGCAAAACTGGAGTGTATTTTAGCCTTAATGCACATGGGGGCTTCACAAGTTGCTCAGAACCTTTCTGggtgaaattaatttctgctgctgagaaagTCTGTGACAGTCTTTAACACTGCATctctccagcctcctcctgccacTCTTGGTGTGCCAGAGCCTTCCCAAACAATGACAGTCCCCTGCTTCTCTGCGTGCTGGGGAGCTGGCTTTGCCTTTAAGCAGTGACAGGGAAATATTCTGGACTAAAGAAGAGACTATCCTTTGGTGCACTCTTTAGAAATGGAAATACTTGATTCCCCTGAGTGGTTCCAGTGTaaccaggagcagagccaggagtggCTTCTCCCTCTCCAGTTTGATGGGACTGTGTGGCCAGGTATTCCACCAAAATGATGGTCTGTGAAGATCTCATCATGCTGTATGAGAGGGAAGGGAcagcagctttccttcccaaagcagagagggttcagaagggaaaagaatgtCCTTAGGGCTGTTTGCTGCTGAGCTCCTGGACAGCACGGGATGTCTGTACTGTGCAGCTGAACGAGgctcagggagcagggacagcgctcctgctttgctttttttgagcCTGGCCCATTTCAGTGGCAAATCCCACCTTCCAAAGTAACCTTTGGTTTGATCTGCTTTTATCCAGTTCATTAAAAATCCAGACATAGGCACAAAATCATGgcaggccaggctctgggagaGCTTTGGGCAGTTGAGATCATGCAGTACAGGCTGGCAACCCCGGGAATTGCAGGCGATGGTGATGCTATCCGAGTCCAGAACGTATTCCTGCTCAGGATGTGGGTCATTGCCCAGATCTTCCCTGATCCCTCGACAGATGATCCCAGGCTTGTGAAGTGCGATATGACCCCTACTGTGCCGCATCCCCCTCCTTGTTACAGCCCTGCCTTCCTCTAGCCCCATCCTTGAGGGTGCGGAGCAGGGCCCCCAGCATCCCGCCAGCCCAGACAGGATTTGTGCCCTGGTCCTGCCCTGGAGGTGACACCTCCCGCGACCTGCACGGGGCCCGGCGCTCCCGCAGCGCTGTGCCAAGGGGCCTGAGGAAGTGAGGGCAGCGAGAGCCTTCCTCCTGCCCCCGGCCATGCAAGTGGCCGCCGGCTCGGCCGCAGGAAGAGGCTAACAGCGGCGGGCGAGCCACCCCCTCAGCTTTGAGTATCACTTTCAGCTATTCTGAAGGTTAAACGCCTGTTTAGAGCTCCCTATTGAAGGTAGAGCCGGGGGTGCGGCATTGTTCGGACGCCCTCCCGCTTTGTCTGGCCGCTTTCAGGGATGCCCTGAATGGGAAGCggcccccccagcccagcaccccgGCAGAAGGGCTCCCGGGGGAGAGCCGCTTCCTCCCGCCCTAATGACATTCAGGCCTCCATCGGTTCAGCTCCCGCTTTCTTTCTGCTGCAGTTTAACCCGGGCACAGAGGCCGGGCTCCATCTTACTGATCTCTGCTTGACACCCAATTACCACATGAATGGGAGAGAAAGGCTGCAAAAGGCTTTAACTCCCACTGaccctccttcccctctgcctgcttccctctctccccgTCCTACCCCCTCGCCTTTCTCCGGCGGAGGGAGTTCAAAACTGAGACGGGGAAATCAAACAAAGCCCCGAGTAAGGAAACCCATTGTCACCGCCTCCGCGATGGCTCCCCTTTCGCCAGCCATTGTTCCCCTTGAAGTTTGACTTGCTGTGTGGAAGGATGCGAGCAGCTGTTTGCGCATTCCCCTGatgttttattgaaaaataattgaatcGTCAGTTCGGGGCTCTCTGATAAAATGTTTCCTCGTAACGCTAGGCCCTGCTCTATTTATAAACTACTCTAGAATGTGATGGCGACCTAACACGTTTCCTCCAGGATAAACCCTCAGTGGAGGAATGGAGGTATGTTCCTTCTGCACtcaaggagagagagaaagcgTGCAAATGGCAGGGAAAAAGACAGAAGATGGGAATGAGACAAAAGAAATGAACCCTCTCTTCATTGCCAGGCTCAATGTCCAACCTGTTCCCTTTGCAGTTGGCTTTGTGGGAGGGGAATGGGAGCAGCCGGAGCCCCTGgccagcagcctcctgccccagtgacccGAGTGAGCACCACAGCTCCCCGGGTTTATGTACCTGTTTATCAAGCACCGTCTGTGTTTACAGCCCTTCAACAACGGCAGCATTACGTTTTCTTGAGATTGTGTGCTTAGTTTCCCCAAACATATCCCAGAGAATTTGTGGTGCTCTGATTTCAGCGCACAGCATGGAGACAGGACTCATTCCTCTCCCAAGCACAAAATGTCCATAAAAACGTCCCTGTATCTCATGTGGTCACTTTTTGTCCAGGACAATTGTTAACAGTAACCAGCTTTGAATGCTTGAATGAGCCAAATTGGTATTTATGATTACTGCTCCCTttcttgtaatttatttttgcttttccagggaGGTGCTAACACTAAATCTGTACCATTTTGTTGTGTAAGTCAGGAATCAAGATTCTTTTAGGAGCTAGTTCTGCTTTTATTTGGCCTCATAAATGATTTCTGGGAGCAAGAAGAATAGCTCATATAAAACCATAACTGCAAACACTGATCTGGAATCAAGATTACTAGATCCTCTGAACACAGAATGCTTCACTCATTTCTGAAGTAAAGATTTTTGTTGAAGGCTTCTTTCCCCAGCCAGTTTTCCATACTGGGCCATATCTCTGAGATACTCAAATACCTTGGGATTTAGAGATATATAAAATCCAGCTGGAATTTTTGGATGAAGACCACGGTCAACAGCTTCACGGCTCTGCCATCACGTAACCCCGGCAGCGACGGCAGCATTCATCTGCCGGAGGGACCAGCCTTTCCTGGGGCCCAGCCCAGAGAATGATCTCCTCGGAGAACAAAAGGCCATTACAAACACCACCACC
The genomic region above belongs to Vidua macroura isolate BioBank_ID:100142 chromosome 21, ASM2450914v1, whole genome shotgun sequence and contains:
- the SLC27A4 gene encoding long-chain fatty acid transport protein 4, coding for MLRLAAFAAVLLFLRVTLELSWAQAIPALFIFYLASGGWDFFLIFLKTIPRDISTGLVLLRVKWQVWRHVREKNTIAKIFQKTARKYSEKTALIFQGTGESWTFHQLDEYSNQVANFFYSQGFRSGDVVALFMESRNQYVGLWLGLAKIGVETALVNSHLRLDALLHCITISSSKAVVFGVEMMEAMQEVQPSLDKSIHLFWSGEENSKSVLPGAKHLDPLLQMAQRHQPAPPDKGFLDKLFYIYTSGTTGLPKAAIVVNCRYFRMSSLVFYGFRMRSDDVMYDCLPLYHAAGNIVGIGQCLLQGMTVVIRKKFSASHFWEDCVKYNCTIVQYIGEICRYLLNQPYQDTERQHRVRMAVGNGLRASIWREFMARFGIAQVAEFYGATECNCSLGNFDGNVGSCGFNSRILPGVHPIGLVKVDEDTMELIRGPDGVCISCKPGEPGQLVGRIVRSNPLQHFDGYLNQSATNKKIARDVFTKGDVAYLTGDVLVMDKYGYMYFRDRTGDTFRWKGENVSTTEVEGTLSRILSLTDVVVYGVEVPGVEGRAGMAAIADPENSCDLEDFSSKLKKALPLYARPVFLRFLHEVSKTSTYKFQKMELRKQGFDPALVKDRLYFLDSRQGCYLPLDQAAFSRIQSGDQKL